One part of the Prochlorococcus marinus str. MIT 9313 genome encodes these proteins:
- a CDS encoding aspartoacylase, with translation MSGLQVLLVAGTHGNEINGPWLLDQWSQTPELINTHGVGVVPVIGNPEALALGRRYLDCDLNRSFRLDLLRSPSILDREVVRAKQLLSFFGPEGSTPCQIVIDLHSTTSAMGSTLVVYGRRSVDLALAALIQARLGLPIYLHDGDDDQQGFLVERWPCGLVIEIGPVPQGLLKARIIEQTRLAVQACLEALSSVASGSPTYPDEFVVHSHLGSLDLPRDALGQPAACVHPSLQGRDWQPLQMGAPLFLWPDGEVFRFEGRDSPIPVFINEAAYVEKHIAMSLTCREVCPLPEQWQGALQQLVDC, from the coding sequence ATGTCTGGCCTTCAGGTGCTTCTGGTGGCGGGTACTCATGGCAATGAAATCAACGGTCCCTGGCTTCTCGATCAATGGTCTCAGACCCCTGAGCTGATCAACACCCATGGTGTTGGTGTGGTGCCGGTGATCGGTAATCCAGAGGCTCTTGCGTTGGGCCGGCGTTATTTGGATTGCGATCTCAACCGCAGCTTTCGGCTCGACTTGCTCAGATCTCCCAGCATCTTGGATCGAGAGGTTGTTCGTGCCAAGCAGTTGCTTAGTTTTTTTGGTCCAGAGGGATCAACCCCTTGCCAGATCGTTATTGATTTGCACAGCACCACTTCAGCAATGGGAAGCACTCTTGTGGTTTATGGCCGACGGTCGGTTGACTTGGCTTTAGCAGCATTGATTCAGGCTCGCTTGGGTTTGCCTATCTATCTGCATGATGGGGATGATGACCAGCAGGGGTTTTTGGTGGAGCGCTGGCCCTGTGGCTTAGTGATTGAAATCGGTCCTGTTCCCCAGGGCCTGTTAAAGGCCCGCATTATTGAACAGACACGACTTGCTGTTCAGGCCTGTCTCGAGGCTCTGAGCAGCGTTGCATCTGGATCGCCGACCTACCCAGATGAGTTTGTGGTGCACTCTCATCTGGGTAGTCTGGACCTGCCCCGTGATGCCTTGGGCCAGCCTGCTGCATGTGTGCATCCATCTCTTCAGGGCCGTGATTGGCAGCCTCTGCAGATGGGCGCCCCCTTGTTTCTCTGGCCAGATGGAGAGGTGTTCAGATTTGAAGGTCGAGATTCTCCCATCCCCGTTTTTATCAACGAGGCGGCCTACGTTGAAAAGCACATCGCCATGAGCCTGACCTGTCGAGAGGTCTGCCCCCTGCCTGAGCAATGGCAAGGGGCCCTGCAGCAGTTAGTCGACTGTTAA
- the psbA gene encoding photosystem II q(b) protein, giving the protein MTTTIRSGRLSGWESFCNWVTSTNNRIYVGWFGVLMVPTLLAAAICFTIAFIAAPPVDIDGIREPVAGSFLYGNNIISGAVVPSSNAIGLHFYPIWEAASVDEWLYNGGPYQLVVFHFLIGICCWLGRQWELSYRLGMRPWICVAYSAPLSAAFAVFLIYPVGQGSFSDGMPLGISGTFNFMLVFQAEHNILMHPFHMIGVAGMFGGSLFSAMHGSLVTSSLIRETTETESQNYGYKFGQEEETYNIVAAHGYFGRLIFQYASFNNSRSLHFFLAAWPVICIWITSLGISTMAFNLNGFNFNQSVLDAQGRVVPTWADVLNRSNLGMEVMHERNAHNFPLDLAAAESTPVALIAPAIG; this is encoded by the coding sequence ATGACCACCACCATTCGCAGTGGTCGCCTCAGTGGCTGGGAGTCCTTCTGCAATTGGGTCACCTCTACCAATAACCGCATTTATGTGGGTTGGTTCGGTGTCCTGATGGTTCCCACGCTGTTGGCAGCTGCCATCTGCTTCACTATTGCCTTTATTGCGGCACCGCCGGTTGATATCGACGGTATCCGTGAGCCTGTTGCTGGCTCTTTCCTCTACGGCAATAACATCATTTCTGGTGCTGTTGTTCCTTCCAGCAACGCCATCGGCCTGCACTTTTATCCCATTTGGGAAGCTGCTTCTGTTGATGAGTGGCTTTACAACGGCGGTCCTTACCAGCTTGTTGTGTTCCACTTCCTGATCGGCATTTGTTGCTGGTTGGGTCGCCAATGGGAACTCTCCTACCGCTTGGGCATGCGCCCTTGGATCTGTGTGGCCTACAGCGCACCGCTGTCGGCAGCCTTTGCTGTTTTCCTGATCTATCCCGTTGGTCAGGGTTCCTTCTCGGATGGCATGCCTTTAGGCATCTCTGGAACCTTCAACTTCATGTTGGTGTTCCAGGCAGAGCACAACATCCTCATGCATCCCTTCCACATGATTGGTGTGGCAGGAATGTTTGGCGGCAGTTTGTTCTCCGCCATGCACGGTTCACTGGTGACCTCATCGTTGATTCGTGAAACCACCGAAACCGAGTCTCAGAACTACGGCTATAAGTTCGGCCAAGAGGAAGAGACCTACAACATCGTGGCTGCCCACGGTTATTTCGGTCGTCTGATCTTCCAGTACGCCAGCTTCAATAACAGCCGCAGTCTGCACTTCTTCCTGGCTGCCTGGCCGGTGATCTGCATCTGGATCACCTCACTGGGTATTAGCACTATGGCCTTCAACTTGAACGGCTTTAACTTCAACCAGTCGGTTCTCGATGCCCAAGGCAGAGTTGTACCAACCTGGGCTGATGTGCTCAACCGCAGCAACCTCGGTATGGAAGTGATGCACGAGCGTAATGCTCATAACTTCCCTCTCGACCTGGCAGCTGCTGAGTCCACACCTGTGGCTCTGATTGCTCCTGCGATTGGCTGA
- a CDS encoding YlxR family protein, protein MNQRPVLRRCVTCRQLLDRQQLWRVIRDHQEGVVLDEGMGRSAYLCPNEACLEEALRRKRLQKALRCQVPNSVVEVLQKRLNHSFDSAAEAK, encoded by the coding sequence GTGAACCAACGCCCCGTCCTGCGTCGCTGCGTGACCTGTCGTCAACTGCTGGATCGCCAGCAGCTTTGGCGGGTGATACGCGACCATCAGGAGGGTGTAGTCCTCGATGAAGGGATGGGTCGTTCGGCCTATCTCTGTCCAAACGAGGCCTGCCTAGAGGAGGCACTCCGCCGCAAACGTCTACAGAAAGCCCTGCGTTGCCAGGTGCCCAACAGCGTTGTGGAGGTGCTGCAAAAGCGGCTTAATCACTCCTTTGATTCCGCCGCTGAGGCAAAATAA
- the nusA gene encoding transcription termination factor NusA, with amino-acid sequence MALVLLPGLNNLIEDISEEKKLPTQVVEAALREALLKGYERYRRTLYLGISEDPFEEEYFSNFDVGLELEDEGYRVLASKIIVEEVESEDHQIALQEVMQVAEDAQIGDTVVLDVTPEKEDFGRMAAATTKQVLAQKLRDQQRRMIQEEFADLEDPVLTARVIRFERHSVIMAVSSGLGRPEVEAELPRRDQLPNDNYRANATFKVFLKEVSEVPRRGPQLFVSRSNAGLVVYLFENEVPEIQEGSVRIVAVAREANPPSRSVGPRTKVAVDSIEREVDPVGACIGARGSRIQQVVNELRGEKIDVIRWSPDPGQYIANSLSPARVEMVRLVDPEGQHAHVLVPPDQLSLAIGREGQNVRLAARLTGWKIDIKNSQEYDQASEDTTVAELISQREEEEALQRDAEARLAAEQATRAEEDARLRELYPLPEDEEEYDQEEPAKTMAEDENESDGQSDDLSNQPDASSEQRSNEESLEEEDRAR; translated from the coding sequence TATGAACGCTACCGACGCACTCTTTATCTAGGTATCAGTGAGGACCCTTTCGAAGAAGAGTATTTCAGCAACTTCGATGTTGGACTAGAGCTTGAAGATGAAGGTTATCGGGTCCTGGCCAGCAAAATCATCGTTGAAGAGGTGGAGAGCGAAGACCACCAGATTGCTCTTCAAGAAGTGATGCAAGTCGCTGAAGACGCCCAGATCGGTGACACCGTGGTGCTCGACGTTACCCCCGAGAAGGAAGACTTCGGCCGGATGGCTGCCGCCACAACCAAGCAGGTACTGGCGCAAAAGCTACGCGACCAGCAGCGCCGCATGATTCAAGAGGAATTTGCCGATCTAGAAGATCCCGTGCTCACAGCTCGTGTGATCCGTTTTGAACGTCATTCGGTGATCATGGCGGTGAGTTCTGGTCTTGGGCGCCCTGAAGTGGAGGCCGAGCTCCCACGCCGCGACCAGCTCCCCAACGACAATTATCGCGCCAACGCCACCTTCAAAGTCTTTCTGAAGGAAGTCAGCGAAGTGCCCCGACGAGGGCCTCAGTTGTTCGTTAGCCGCTCCAACGCCGGACTAGTGGTTTACCTATTTGAGAACGAGGTGCCCGAAATCCAAGAAGGCTCAGTGCGCATTGTGGCCGTAGCCCGTGAAGCCAATCCTCCTTCTCGTTCCGTGGGCCCACGCACCAAGGTGGCAGTTGACAGCATTGAACGTGAAGTGGACCCTGTCGGCGCCTGCATCGGTGCCCGCGGCTCACGCATTCAGCAAGTGGTTAATGAACTACGCGGCGAAAAAATCGATGTGATCCGCTGGTCACCTGACCCAGGTCAATACATTGCCAATTCCCTTAGCCCTGCTCGCGTTGAGATGGTGCGACTGGTGGATCCAGAAGGGCAGCATGCCCACGTCCTAGTCCCCCCAGATCAACTAAGCCTGGCCATCGGACGAGAAGGACAAAATGTACGCCTAGCAGCTCGTCTAACCGGATGGAAAATCGACATCAAAAACTCCCAGGAATATGACCAGGCCAGTGAGGACACCACCGTCGCCGAGCTGATTTCTCAGCGAGAGGAAGAAGAGGCTCTCCAACGCGATGCCGAAGCCCGCCTGGCAGCTGAACAAGCCACCCGAGCAGAAGAGGATGCACGCCTAAGAGAGCTTTACCCCCTACCGGAAGATGAAGAAGAGTATGACCAAGAAGAACCTGCTAAGACGATGGCTGAAGACGAAAATGAATCCGACGGCCAATCTGACGACTTGAGCAACCAACCTGACGCCTCAAGCGAACAACGCTCAAATGAAGAATCACTAGAAGAAGAGGACAGAGCTCGGTGA
- a CDS encoding photosystem II assembly family protein, with protein sequence MFWFAFFASACIGLLTMGLRASSGSIVPLSDVSIQIGALLLTGGLLWIDRRRGT encoded by the coding sequence GTGTTCTGGTTCGCTTTCTTCGCTTCCGCCTGTATCGGTCTGTTGACGATGGGCTTGCGTGCCTCTTCCGGGAGCATTGTTCCCCTCTCTGATGTCTCCATTCAGATCGGAGCGCTTCTCCTTACTGGTGGGTTGCTTTGGATTGATCGCCGTCGCGGAACTTGA
- a CDS encoding glutathione S-transferase C-terminal domain-containing protein: protein MSIPPAIVAAARMGWHWQWIQLMNGLAPADAKGNYQRPPSQHQQARLPAEQELSNRSADQYPRLIIGRSCPWAHRTWLVLQLRNLQSSLTLHLARADHKAGRWQLDPAWLGCNSLLALYQRCGSPPSHRATVPALVDPGTMTSQSPQLLGNESAQLVEVLNLWPAAKDAPDLAPSNLQGEINGWQKLLQPAVNDGVYRCGFARNQAAYDKACNELFDTLAQVDRSLSNKGPWLCGDQLTLADVRLFPTLIRWEMVYAPLFGCSQQPLWAFPHLWHWRQRLLALPGVAKTCDSQAWRQDYFGALFPLHPSNIVPAGPDLAKLVNASAPDQR from the coding sequence ATGTCGATCCCCCCCGCAATCGTTGCCGCAGCACGCATGGGCTGGCACTGGCAATGGATTCAATTAATGAACGGTCTTGCTCCAGCAGATGCCAAGGGGAACTATCAGCGCCCCCCCAGCCAGCATCAGCAAGCAAGATTGCCCGCAGAGCAAGAGCTGAGCAACAGATCAGCAGACCAATACCCACGCCTGATCATTGGGCGCAGCTGTCCTTGGGCACATCGCACCTGGCTGGTGCTTCAACTGCGCAACCTTCAGAGCAGCCTCACCCTGCACCTGGCACGCGCCGACCACAAGGCCGGCCGTTGGCAATTAGATCCAGCCTGGTTGGGCTGCAATTCTCTACTTGCCCTTTACCAACGCTGTGGCTCCCCACCCAGCCATCGCGCCACTGTTCCGGCCCTGGTCGATCCAGGCACCATGACATCCCAATCACCGCAGCTACTCGGTAACGAAAGTGCCCAACTCGTGGAAGTTTTGAACCTTTGGCCGGCGGCTAAAGATGCTCCCGACCTAGCCCCCTCCAATCTTCAAGGTGAGATCAATGGCTGGCAAAAGCTTCTTCAGCCCGCTGTCAACGATGGTGTCTATCGATGTGGTTTTGCACGCAACCAAGCGGCTTACGACAAGGCCTGTAACGAGCTATTCGACACCCTTGCGCAAGTGGACCGCAGCCTCTCCAATAAGGGTCCATGGCTTTGTGGAGACCAACTCACCCTGGCTGACGTGAGGCTGTTCCCGACCTTGATCCGCTGGGAGATGGTCTATGCACCACTGTTTGGCTGCAGTCAACAGCCCCTTTGGGCCTTCCCTCATCTCTGGCATTGGCGCCAAAGGCTTCTGGCCCTCCCAGGTGTAGCCAAAACCTGTGATTCGCAGGCCTGGCGTCAGGACTATTTCGGCGCACTCTTTCCTCTACATCCGAGCAATATTGTTCCGGCCGGTCCTGATCTGGCCAAACTGGTAAATGCATCAGCCCCTGATCAGCGATGA
- a CDS encoding DUF389 domain-containing protein, whose product MESTRLKRMHDSYKKDAQIDEVFVVLTIGASMIATLGLQANSAAVVIGAMVVAPWIEPLRASAFAVLIGDIRLLMDALLSLFVGVFITILLSALLGEVANLPKLGSEVWDRTSPNLLDLGIALVAGAMAIYAKLRRDAVSSLAGTAIAVALVPPVCVMGLLISYQKWGDAFGAGLLFATNLLGILSGGLVMMAWKEPSFLHRLRESNLSAAKFLVTFGLTALLLIPLTKQFVSLVGEKDREQTRDQIQRTIETFLKRETLTFGGKEAKAKVASLEITWEKNPPEILLVVLVTNPAQPSLKQVSAVQKEINKRQELDYQLIVQRVVVVEGPPEEPNLITGKEGKLIKDPTPELTKNTIKDTEEQFPTQELGLDQEQKNMQQSTDEATTQPAEAKTP is encoded by the coding sequence ATGGAATCCACTCGCTTGAAGCGAATGCACGACAGTTACAAAAAGGACGCCCAGATCGATGAAGTGTTTGTCGTCCTGACGATCGGCGCCAGCATGATTGCCACCTTGGGCCTGCAGGCCAACAGTGCTGCGGTGGTGATTGGAGCGATGGTTGTCGCCCCATGGATCGAGCCCCTACGAGCAAGTGCCTTCGCCGTGTTAATTGGCGACATAAGACTGTTGATGGATGCCCTACTAAGCCTCTTCGTAGGAGTGTTCATTACCATCTTGCTCTCCGCCTTGCTGGGAGAAGTCGCGAACCTCCCAAAATTGGGTTCGGAAGTCTGGGACCGCACGAGTCCAAACCTGCTCGATCTAGGCATCGCCTTAGTCGCAGGTGCAATGGCCATATACGCAAAGTTGCGCAGAGACGCCGTGAGTTCCCTCGCAGGCACAGCCATTGCCGTGGCTCTCGTTCCACCGGTCTGTGTGATGGGTCTATTAATTTCTTATCAAAAGTGGGGCGATGCCTTTGGGGCCGGATTGCTATTCGCTACCAACCTGCTCGGTATTCTTAGCGGTGGGCTTGTGATGATGGCCTGGAAAGAACCCTCCTTTCTTCATCGACTACGAGAAAGCAACCTCAGCGCCGCCAAATTTTTAGTGACGTTTGGCTTAACAGCACTACTGCTGATCCCCCTAACCAAACAGTTTGTGAGCCTTGTTGGCGAAAAGGATAGGGAGCAGACGCGCGACCAAATTCAACGCACGATTGAGACCTTTCTGAAGCGAGAGACCCTGACCTTCGGTGGCAAGGAGGCGAAGGCAAAAGTGGCAAGCCTTGAGATCACCTGGGAAAAGAACCCACCAGAGATTCTTCTTGTGGTATTAGTCACCAACCCAGCCCAGCCCAGCCTCAAGCAGGTTTCAGCTGTACAGAAAGAAATCAACAAACGCCAAGAGTTGGATTACCAACTCATTGTTCAACGCGTTGTTGTTGTAGAAGGTCCTCCCGAGGAACCCAATCTGATCACAGGGAAAGAAGGGAAACTGATCAAAGATCCCACTCCAGAACTCACCAAAAACACCATTAAAGACACAGAAGAACAATTTCCAACACAAGAACTAGGCCTAGATCAGGAGCAAAAAAATATGCAACAAAGCACTGATGAAGCGACAACTCAACCAGCTGAGGCCAAGACTCCCTGA
- a CDS encoding DUF2301 domain-containing membrane protein, producing MTNNTQSLNSDIAAMAEKEFEGVYGRYRITSTDELEVQRYRLALLLCGVAFTAGLGQWLMIGPTWAWLWLLPMSIGLGLALNWIHIYLRPLHQALKLLWALGCLGAVVMAWSVGTDTMLSTVTAEPAWIWAIGPLFAALTGVGFKEFFCFGRPEAIGLTLLIPIALLGHLSGLMSGSIVMGLLGSAALLLLVLALRKFGMDAAADVGDKSVFAYLSNPQANEAL from the coding sequence ATGACCAACAACACACAATCCTTGAATTCAGACATCGCCGCTATGGCAGAGAAGGAGTTTGAGGGTGTTTATGGCCGCTACAGGATCACCAGCACTGACGAATTGGAAGTGCAGCGCTACCGCCTTGCTTTACTGCTCTGCGGTGTGGCCTTCACAGCAGGGCTGGGCCAGTGGCTGATGATTGGGCCAACATGGGCATGGCTATGGCTACTACCGATGTCAATCGGTCTGGGCTTAGCTCTTAATTGGATTCACATCTACCTCCGCCCGCTACACCAGGCACTGAAGTTGTTATGGGCTTTGGGCTGCCTAGGTGCCGTCGTGATGGCATGGAGTGTCGGTACTGACACGATGCTCTCAACGGTGACCGCAGAGCCTGCTTGGATCTGGGCGATCGGCCCTTTGTTTGCAGCACTCACTGGGGTTGGATTCAAAGAATTCTTCTGCTTCGGCCGACCAGAGGCAATTGGTCTCACCCTGCTCATCCCAATAGCCCTATTGGGTCATCTCAGCGGGTTAATGAGTGGCTCAATCGTGATGGGATTACTGGGCTCTGCCGCTCTACTGCTGCTGGTGTTAGCCCTGCGAAAGTTCGGCATGGACGCCGCTGCTGACGTCGGTGACAAGAGTGTGTTTGCTTACCTGAGCAATCCGCAAGCTAACGAAGCTCTGTGA
- the infB gene encoding translation initiation factor IF-2, whose amino-acid sequence MTSSGKIRIYELSKDLGLENKDVLHAAEKLSIAAKSHSSSISDDEAKRIRGLLRQGSAANSAPPSKSEPEKTILSVKKAAPTAIKDVAPPIRKATSSSEISHVKPSAPANPIPTSPARPSTESVAHPAPPTRPANPTPTPTSSPPKTAARPINAPISRPAIPSRPTAPTPRSANKPSSPVPPSAGGKDPRAGQTSTTSKATTVSGGGPRPKIVSRPQSPTAPGRSAPPAKPSIPSERKAPKPELVGRPKPKRPVVAPPSRPDPEGQRPDKKRPGISPRPIGGPNQRANTSQRPGAPIRQGKTRPGQPRSAGNTLELVGKPIRRDRSDAGSAGRDSNNRPGAPTRPGMPTGMRKPVAPGELMQLQKPTGRPGTPPPRRPDGTSVGTRGGSEGATPPVERTATAPTAPKRPGHRPAQAPAAGAPRRPGRPEWDDSAKLEALRNKSPQKQRQKVHIIGENDDALTAETSGYAGEKQAVVLTASLARPAKPKSQKKPASKPVAALRKRKKETTRQRQRRRAMELRAAREAKQVRPEMLIVPEANLTVQELADMLSIESSEIIKSLFFKGITATVTQSLDLPTIEAVAEEFGVPVLQDDIEEAAKKTTEMIEETDLAHLIRRPPVVTVMGHVDHGKTSLLDAIRKARVAAVEAGGITQHIGAYQVEIDHGGQPRKITFLDTPGHQAFTAMRARGTKVTDIAVLVVAADDGVRPQTLEAISHARAAKVPIIVAINKTDKEGASPERVKQELSDQNLLSEEWGGDVVMVPVSAIKGENIDKLLEMILLVTEVEDLQANPDRLAKGTVIEAHLDKAKGPVATLLIQNGTLKTGDVLAAGPVLGKVRAMVDDSGARLKEAGPSGAVEALGFSEVPTAGDEFEVYPDEKSARVVVGERASDARATRLAQQMASRRVSLAAMSGQASDGELKELNLILKADVQGSVEAILGSLEQLPKDEVQVRVLLSAPGEITETDVDLAAASGAVIVGFNTSMASGAKRAADATGVDVRDYDVIYKLLEDIQMAMEGLLEPELVEESLGEAEVRAVFTIGKSAVAGCYITAGKLQRNCRVRVRRAKQVVFEGDLDSLRRNKDDVKEVATGFECGIGCDRFANWEERDIIEAHKLVTKRRTLSSS is encoded by the coding sequence ATGACCAGCAGCGGCAAAATCAGAATTTATGAGCTGTCCAAGGACCTAGGCCTTGAGAACAAGGACGTGCTCCATGCCGCTGAGAAACTCTCAATTGCGGCCAAGAGCCATAGCAGTTCCATCAGTGACGATGAAGCAAAGCGCATCCGTGGCCTTTTGCGCCAAGGCTCCGCTGCTAATTCAGCTCCACCAAGCAAGTCGGAACCTGAAAAGACAATTCTGTCGGTGAAAAAAGCAGCGCCCACTGCCATTAAGGACGTTGCACCACCTATTCGAAAAGCTACAAGCAGCTCAGAGATCAGTCACGTCAAGCCATCAGCGCCTGCAAACCCCATACCAACAAGCCCTGCACGACCCTCAACGGAATCGGTGGCTCATCCTGCTCCACCGACTCGCCCAGCAAACCCCACTCCAACCCCGACAAGCTCGCCACCTAAAACAGCAGCTCGACCGATCAACGCTCCTATCAGTCGTCCAGCAATCCCCAGCCGGCCTACCGCTCCTACACCAAGATCAGCAAACAAACCCTCCTCCCCCGTGCCTCCAAGCGCGGGGGGCAAAGACCCACGTGCCGGTCAGACGTCTACTACGAGTAAAGCAACCACCGTTAGTGGAGGAGGCCCTCGTCCCAAAATCGTCTCTAGGCCCCAATCGCCAACAGCGCCAGGACGCAGCGCACCCCCGGCCAAGCCATCAATCCCATCTGAGCGCAAAGCTCCAAAGCCAGAACTGGTGGGACGCCCTAAACCAAAGCGTCCTGTCGTAGCCCCTCCGAGCCGACCAGATCCAGAGGGACAACGCCCTGACAAAAAACGACCCGGAATTAGTCCACGACCGATCGGTGGACCAAATCAGCGCGCTAACACGTCGCAGCGCCCCGGCGCGCCCATACGGCAAGGCAAAACCAGACCAGGACAGCCTCGTTCTGCCGGCAACACCCTCGAATTAGTGGGCAAGCCCATTCGGCGTGATCGATCCGACGCTGGCTCAGCAGGACGGGATAGCAACAACCGCCCAGGAGCCCCCACCCGCCCAGGCATGCCTACCGGCATGCGCAAACCGGTGGCACCTGGAGAGCTGATGCAGCTTCAAAAGCCCACCGGTCGACCTGGCACACCACCGCCACGACGACCGGACGGAACCAGCGTCGGAACCCGCGGAGGATCCGAGGGAGCCACTCCACCAGTGGAACGCACTGCCACAGCACCCACAGCACCCAAAAGGCCTGGTCACCGCCCCGCTCAAGCCCCTGCTGCCGGAGCCCCAAGGAGGCCCGGTAGACCGGAGTGGGACGACAGCGCCAAGCTGGAAGCTCTACGCAACAAGTCTCCCCAGAAGCAGCGCCAGAAGGTGCACATCATTGGGGAAAATGATGATGCCCTAACCGCAGAAACCAGCGGCTACGCAGGAGAAAAACAGGCCGTCGTTCTGACGGCAAGCCTGGCCCGGCCCGCCAAACCAAAATCGCAGAAAAAGCCCGCCTCCAAACCCGTGGCGGCATTACGCAAACGCAAAAAAGAAACCACCCGACAAAGGCAACGCCGACGGGCAATGGAGCTGCGTGCAGCACGCGAAGCGAAGCAAGTCAGGCCAGAAATGCTGATTGTTCCGGAGGCCAACCTCACAGTGCAGGAGCTGGCAGACATGCTCAGCATTGAAAGCTCTGAGATCATCAAATCCCTTTTCTTCAAAGGGATTACCGCCACAGTCACCCAGTCACTAGATCTTCCCACGATCGAAGCAGTGGCCGAGGAGTTCGGGGTGCCTGTCCTCCAGGACGACATCGAGGAGGCAGCCAAAAAGACAACGGAGATGATTGAGGAGACTGATCTAGCCCACCTGATCCGCCGTCCACCTGTGGTGACCGTGATGGGTCATGTCGATCACGGCAAAACCAGCCTGCTGGATGCAATCCGCAAAGCCAGGGTTGCCGCGGTTGAAGCCGGAGGCATCACCCAGCACATCGGCGCCTATCAAGTGGAGATCGATCATGGCGGTCAGCCCCGCAAGATCACATTCCTTGACACCCCAGGCCACCAGGCTTTCACTGCCATGCGCGCCCGCGGCACCAAGGTCACGGACATAGCAGTACTAGTGGTTGCTGCTGACGATGGTGTACGCCCTCAGACCCTCGAGGCCATCAGCCACGCACGCGCTGCCAAGGTTCCGATCATTGTGGCGATCAACAAAACGGACAAGGAGGGAGCCTCTCCAGAACGGGTCAAGCAGGAACTTTCTGATCAGAACCTGCTCTCCGAAGAGTGGGGAGGTGATGTGGTGATGGTTCCCGTAAGTGCCATCAAGGGCGAGAACATCGACAAACTTCTCGAGATGATTCTGCTGGTCACCGAAGTTGAGGATTTGCAGGCCAACCCTGACCGTCTGGCCAAAGGCACCGTTATCGAGGCTCACCTCGACAAGGCCAAAGGGCCTGTTGCCACATTGCTAATCCAGAACGGCACCCTCAAAACCGGAGATGTACTCGCCGCCGGTCCAGTGCTTGGCAAGGTGCGAGCCATGGTCGACGACAGCGGAGCCCGACTCAAAGAAGCTGGTCCGTCTGGTGCCGTAGAGGCCCTCGGCTTCAGCGAAGTGCCAACAGCCGGAGATGAATTTGAGGTCTACCCAGATGAGAAGTCAGCAAGAGTCGTTGTGGGAGAACGCGCCTCCGATGCCCGTGCCACCAGGCTGGCCCAACAGATGGCCTCAAGGAGGGTGTCCCTCGCAGCCATGTCTGGCCAAGCAAGCGATGGCGAACTCAAGGAACTCAACCTGATTCTCAAAGCCGACGTTCAAGGCAGTGTGGAAGCCATCTTGGGATCCTTGGAACAATTGCCGAAGGATGAGGTACAGGTTCGCGTGTTGCTCTCCGCGCCGGGTGAAATCACCGAAACTGATGTGGATCTTGCTGCTGCATCCGGGGCTGTGATTGTGGGCTTTAACACATCTATGGCCTCTGGAGCCAAGCGGGCCGCGGATGCCACGGGTGTAGACGTTCGTGATTACGACGTGATCTACAAGCTTTTGGAAGACATCCAGATGGCTATGGAAGGTCTACTAGAGCCAGAACTGGTGGAAGAATCGCTTGGAGAAGCAGAAGTGCGTGCCGTCTTTACCATCGGCAAGAGCGCCGTTGCGGGCTGTTACATCACCGCAGGCAAGCTGCAGCGCAACTGCAGAGTGCGCGTACGGCGTGCCAAACAAGTGGTATTCGAAGGCGATCTCGACTCCCTACGCCGCAATAAAGACGACGTCAAGGAGGTGGCCACAGGCTTCGAGTGCGGCATCGGCTGTGATCGCTTTGCTAACTGGGAAGAACGCGACATCATTGAAGCTCACAAACTAGTCACCAAGCGACGCACGCTTAGTAGCTCATGA